Proteins from one Bacteroides zhangwenhongii genomic window:
- a CDS encoding type I restriction endonuclease subunit R yields MSFTEGSYEKALIALFENLGYQHQYGPNIERDYYVPFYEEQLIESLTTINYGKPRPAIDEAISKLKDIEIGSLPQRNELFMDYLQHGIEVSFFDGKEQRNDIIYLIDYNDKNIKRNDFKVINQWTFVENSEKRADIILFVNGLPLVVIELKSPSREETNVSEAYLQLRNYMKEIPSLFVYNVFCVMSDMACSKAGTITSNEDRYMEWKTKDGKYESSQFIDYDTFFEGIFIKERFIDIIKNFICFSKEESGAAKILAAYHQYFAVKKAVERTKKATQGDGKIGVFWHTQGSGKSLSMVFYAHLLQDELSQPTIVVITDRNDLDDQLYTQFSKCQQFLRQIPIQAKSREDLKSLLAGREANGIIFTTMQKFEESDEPLSLRRNIVVMTDEAHRGQYGFEEKVNEETGKISIGTARIIHNSLPNASFIGFTGTPISTKDRDTTEVFGDYIDIYDMTQAVSDGATCPVYYESRVINLNLDKDTLKAIDDEYEILVSEGATEEQIEKSKKQMSHLEEILGAPATIDSLCKDIINHYEENRQFELTGKAMIVAYSRPIAMSIYHRILELRPDWTDKVKVVMTGSNKDPEEWHDIIGNKQYKKELAKKFKDNNDPMKIAIVVDMWLTGFDVPSLATMYVYKPMSGHNLMQAIARVNRVFNDKAGGLVVDYIGIAKALKQAMHDYTVRDQKRFGNPDIKKTALIKFQEKLEVCRDIFHGFDYSKFQSGTDNDRAQIIKGGVNFLMDSNKNDKMQLFQKESSLLHSSITLCRSLLNEQQRYEAAFFETVRILLSRMTGKGKVSKKEINARIGELIKQSVKSEGVINLFSDVKAEFSIFDAAFLEEISKMKEKNIAIELLKKLLAERVTIYQKTNLVQAEKFSDLLNRALSNYLKGLLTNEEVIQELLKLAAEISESENQGNELGLTAEEKSFYDALTKPRAVQDIYTNEQLVAMTKELTDALRKNRTIDWQKKESARAGMRRMIKRLLKKYKYPPEEAENALETVIHQCEQWTDNDSDNYNSLLNETRKYDFHNETYPPMAADERVEYYTPKNNNKNTLL; encoded by the coding sequence ATGTCATTTACAGAAGGTAGTTATGAAAAAGCATTGATAGCTCTCTTCGAGAACTTAGGCTATCAACATCAATATGGTCCCAATATTGAACGGGACTATTATGTACCTTTTTATGAAGAACAATTAATTGAAAGCTTAACCACTATCAATTATGGAAAACCTCGCCCGGCAATTGATGAAGCCATATCTAAACTAAAAGATATCGAAATAGGTAGCCTGCCACAGAGGAATGAGCTTTTCATGGACTATCTTCAACATGGGATCGAGGTCTCTTTTTTTGACGGAAAAGAACAACGTAACGACATCATCTACCTGATTGATTACAATGACAAAAACATCAAACGTAATGACTTTAAAGTTATTAATCAATGGACGTTCGTTGAAAATTCTGAAAAGCGTGCTGATATAATTCTATTTGTCAATGGTTTGCCACTCGTTGTGATTGAGTTAAAATCTCCATCAAGAGAAGAAACAAATGTATCTGAAGCCTATCTTCAGTTACGTAATTACATGAAAGAAATTCCCTCACTTTTCGTATATAATGTCTTTTGTGTAATGAGTGACATGGCTTGCTCAAAAGCGGGAACAATCACCAGCAATGAAGACCGTTATATGGAATGGAAAACCAAAGACGGGAAATATGAAAGTTCCCAGTTTATTGATTATGATACCTTTTTTGAAGGAATATTCATAAAAGAACGTTTCATTGACATTATCAAGAATTTCATTTGTTTTTCTAAAGAAGAATCAGGTGCTGCAAAGATTTTAGCCGCCTATCACCAATATTTTGCTGTGAAGAAAGCAGTAGAACGAACTAAAAAGGCAACACAAGGTGACGGAAAAATCGGAGTATTCTGGCATACACAAGGAAGCGGAAAATCACTATCAATGGTATTTTACGCTCATCTTCTTCAGGATGAATTAAGTCAACCAACTATAGTAGTTATTACCGACCGGAATGATTTGGACGATCAACTCTATACTCAATTCTCCAAATGCCAACAATTCTTGCGCCAAATCCCCATACAAGCAAAAAGCCGGGAAGATTTAAAATCACTATTAGCCGGACGAGAAGCCAACGGAATAATATTCACTACAATGCAGAAGTTTGAAGAATCTGACGAACCTCTATCTCTAAGACGAAATATTGTAGTCATGACCGATGAAGCACATCGAGGACAATATGGATTTGAAGAAAAAGTAAACGAAGAAACTGGAAAAATATCAATCGGTACTGCAAGAATTATACATAATTCATTACCCAATGCGTCCTTTATAGGTTTCACAGGAACACCCATTTCTACTAAAGATCGAGATACAACAGAAGTGTTCGGCGACTATATCGACATCTACGATATGACACAAGCAGTATCCGATGGTGCAACTTGTCCTGTGTACTATGAATCTCGTGTTATCAACCTGAATCTTGACAAAGATACATTGAAAGCAATAGATGACGAATATGAAATACTTGTGTCAGAAGGTGCTACTGAAGAACAGATAGAAAAGAGTAAAAAACAAATGTCGCACCTTGAAGAGATACTTGGCGCACCTGCTACCATAGATTCACTGTGTAAAGATATTATAAATCATTACGAAGAAAACAGGCAATTTGAATTAACAGGAAAAGCAATGATCGTCGCTTATTCCCGCCCTATCGCAATGAGTATCTATCATAGAATCTTAGAACTTCGCCCCGACTGGACTGATAAAGTGAAGGTGGTAATGACAGGTAGTAATAAAGATCCGGAAGAGTGGCATGACATTATTGGCAACAAACAATACAAGAAAGAACTTGCCAAGAAATTCAAAGACAACAATGACCCTATGAAAATAGCCATAGTCGTAGATATGTGGCTTACAGGCTTTGACGTACCATCTCTGGCGACAATGTATGTCTATAAGCCAATGAGTGGGCACAATCTCATGCAAGCAATAGCTCGTGTGAACCGCGTCTTTAATGATAAAGCTGGTGGTCTTGTTGTCGACTATATCGGGATAGCCAAAGCATTGAAACAAGCAATGCACGATTATACAGTACGAGATCAAAAAAGATTCGGCAATCCCGATATCAAAAAAACTGCTCTTATTAAGTTTCAAGAGAAATTGGAAGTTTGCCGAGATATCTTCCACGGTTTTGATTATAGCAAATTCCAATCCGGCACTGATAACGATCGTGCACAAATTATCAAAGGTGGAGTCAACTTCCTCATGGACAGTAATAAGAATGATAAAATGCAACTATTCCAAAAGGAATCATCCTTATTACATAGTTCAATCACATTATGCCGTAGCCTGCTTAATGAGCAACAACGCTATGAAGCAGCTTTTTTTGAGACAGTACGCATATTACTATCCAGAATGACAGGCAAAGGTAAAGTTTCCAAAAAAGAAATAAACGCCCGTATTGGCGAACTTATCAAACAAAGTGTAAAAAGTGAAGGTGTAATCAATTTATTCTCGGATGTAAAAGCCGAATTCTCCATTTTTGACGCAGCATTCTTGGAAGAAATATCCAAAATGAAAGAGAAAAATATAGCAATAGAGCTATTAAAGAAACTTTTGGCGGAAAGAGTTACCATATATCAAAAAACTAATTTAGTTCAAGCGGAAAAGTTTTCTGATTTATTAAACAGAGCATTATCTAACTATTTGAAAGGATTACTTACTAATGAAGAAGTCATTCAAGAGTTATTAAAGCTTGCTGCAGAAATCTCGGAATCAGAAAATCAAGGCAATGAATTAGGACTTACTGCAGAAGAAAAATCATTTTACGATGCTTTGACCAAACCGAGAGCAGTACAAGATATATATACGAACGAACAACTAGTTGCGATGACAAAGGAGTTAACAGACGCCCTACGCAAAAATCGTACAATCGACTGGCAGAAGAAAGAATCCGCCAGAGCAGGGATGCGTCGTATGATAAAAAGACTTCTGAAAAAATACAAATATCCACCAGAAGAAGCTGAAAATGCACTGGAAACAGTTATTCATCAATGTGAACAATGGACTGATAATGATTCTGATAATTACAACTCATTACTCAACGAAACTAGAAAATATGATTTTCATAACGAAACATATCCTCCAATGGCGGCAGATGAAAGAGTTGAATATTATACCCCAAAGAACAACAATAAAAATACCCTATTATGA
- a CDS encoding AAA family ATPase: protein MNIDINKLEKEIKDYKANFFSSWNDEKYKWEAVSWFQSHWDIKSPDFTQMLKTSLSKTQNLLGAQHYFPRRMIKNFAMVAPEDVRKMFIDLYNEHIPLSDRIYKFIKESDFILEKYKSTWRNHFQDYRTISTYLWLRYPERYYIFKPREFSRVSQILNTSYTFKKGATPNTVLQAYELYNEIKWILQQDTELKAMLSDVLTRTPNCDPDLELTTTTVDFLYFLDKNNQKNQKTFQIAGKKQEKDIPPLTPPTSKLHYWWLNANPQMWSLSNWSIGEIQSYTLYNDNGNKRRVFQNFLDAEAGDIAICYEATPTKQVVALAKIYKKNDGKHIYFQKTESLTYPIDYSILKNCEELNNMEFFANPNGSLFKLTQNEYDFIMDIIRDTNPIKRTNENISRYTDEDFLNDVFLDEQELKTLKSILKYKKNIILQGAPGVGKTYSAKRLAYTIMGEKDDSRISIVQFHQNYSYEDFVMGYKPQEEKFELKKGIFYKSCITAGNDPEHDYFFIIDEINRGNMSKIFGELLMLIEKDYRNVKIALAHNGELFSVPNNLHIIGMMNTADRSLAMIDYALRRRFCFYNMKPGFDSIGFQKYQNELHNTTFDKLIETLKRLNDEISRDESLGDGFQIGHSYLCGLESCDKVKEIIFYDIIPMLHEYWFDDKQKVDFWENELKSLF from the coding sequence ATGAATATAGACATAAATAAGTTAGAGAAGGAAATAAAAGATTATAAGGCAAATTTCTTCTCCTCTTGGAATGATGAAAAGTATAAATGGGAAGCAGTAAGCTGGTTTCAATCCCATTGGGATATCAAGTCCCCAGATTTCACACAAATGCTTAAAACTTCTCTTTCGAAAACTCAAAATCTTCTAGGAGCACAACATTATTTTCCTAGACGCATGATAAAGAATTTCGCAATGGTTGCCCCTGAAGATGTAAGAAAGATGTTTATTGATTTATATAATGAACATATTCCCCTTTCCGATCGAATTTATAAATTTATTAAAGAATCAGACTTTATACTTGAGAAATACAAAAGCACTTGGAGAAATCACTTTCAAGATTATAGAACAATAAGCACCTATTTATGGCTTAGATATCCAGAACGATATTACATATTTAAACCAAGGGAATTCTCGCGAGTATCTCAAATTTTAAATACTAGTTACACCTTCAAAAAAGGTGCTACTCCCAATACTGTATTGCAAGCATACGAATTATATAATGAAATCAAATGGATTTTGCAACAAGATACAGAACTGAAAGCAATGCTTTCTGATGTCCTCACTCGCACTCCGAATTGTGATCCAGATCTCGAATTAACAACTACTACTGTAGATTTTCTATACTTCTTAGATAAGAATAATCAGAAAAATCAAAAAACATTTCAGATAGCAGGAAAAAAGCAAGAAAAAGACATCCCTCCTTTAACTCCCCCTACTTCCAAACTTCACTACTGGTGGCTAAATGCTAATCCTCAAATGTGGAGTTTGTCCAATTGGAGCATAGGAGAAATTCAGTCATACACTTTATATAATGACAATGGAAATAAACGTCGTGTATTCCAGAATTTTTTAGATGCAGAAGCTGGTGATATAGCAATCTGTTATGAAGCAACTCCTACCAAACAAGTAGTTGCACTTGCTAAGATTTACAAAAAGAATGATGGAAAACATATCTATTTCCAAAAGACTGAATCGCTTACTTATCCTATTGATTATTCGATTTTAAAAAACTGCGAGGAACTCAATAATATGGAGTTCTTCGCTAATCCTAATGGCAGTTTATTCAAACTTACCCAAAATGAATATGATTTCATTATGGATATAATTCGAGATACAAATCCTATTAAACGAACAAATGAAAATATCAGCCGATACACAGATGAAGATTTTCTAAATGATGTGTTCCTTGATGAACAAGAACTCAAAACCCTAAAAAGTATACTCAAATACAAAAAAAATATCATATTGCAGGGAGCCCCGGGAGTAGGTAAAACATACTCTGCCAAACGACTGGCTTATACAATAATGGGAGAAAAAGATGATTCAAGAATCTCAATAGTCCAATTCCATCAAAATTATTCATACGAAGATTTTGTTATGGGCTATAAACCTCAAGAAGAAAAATTCGAACTAAAGAAGGGAATATTTTACAAATCTTGTATTACTGCCGGAAATGATCCAGAACACGATTATTTTTTCATAATTGATGAAATCAATCGTGGTAATATGAGTAAAATATTCGGAGAATTATTAATGCTAATTGAAAAAGATTACCGTAATGTTAAAATAGCATTAGCACACAATGGAGAACTTTTCTCTGTGCCAAACAATCTCCACATCATAGGTATGATGAACACCGCAGATCGCAGCTTGGCTATGATTGATTATGCATTGAGAAGAAGATTCTGTTTCTACAACATGAAACCAGGATTTGATTCAATCGGCTTCCAAAAGTACCAAAATGAATTACATAATACCACTTTCGACAAATTAATTGAAACGCTCAAGAGATTAAATGATGAAATATCCAGAGATGAATCACTCGGTGACGGATTCCAAATAGGACACAGCTATTTATGTGGATTAGAATCTTGTGATAAAGTAAAAGAAATTATATTCTATGACATTATTCCTATGTTACATGAATATTGGTTTGATGATAAACAAAAAGTTGATTTTTGGGAAAATGAACTAAAGAGCTTATTCTAA